Proteins from one Clostridia bacterium genomic window:
- a CDS encoding aspartate-semialdehyde dehydrogenase — protein sequence MNKYDVAVVGATGMVGRMFLKVLEEKQFPINNFYAFASKKSAGSKITFNGKEYDVEELTEKSFDRHIDIALFSAGGETSKKYSPIAASKGVIVIDNSSAFRMDKDVPLVVPEVNPGAAKDHRGIIANPNCSTIQAVVALKPLHDKYGIKRIVYSTYQSVSGTGVKGVIDLEEGIKGNGPKTYPHPIAFNCLPHIDVFLENGYTKEEMKMIEETRKILDDQNLKITATTVRVPAYYAHSESINVEFEKDFDIDELRELLSSSPGIVVQDDPANNIYPLAVYAAGKNEVFVGRIRRDYSVEYGINLWVVADNVRKGAATNAVQIAELLVSSNL from the coding sequence ATGAACAAGTATGATGTAGCAGTAGTTGGTGCAACAGGTATGGTTGGAAGAATGTTTCTCAAGGTGCTTGAGGAAAAGCAGTTCCCAATTAATAATTTTTATGCTTTTGCGAGCAAAAAATCAGCTGGCAGCAAAATTACCTTCAATGGTAAAGAGTACGATGTGGAAGAGCTTACAGAAAAATCCTTTGATAGGCACATTGACATTGCCCTTTTCTCTGCTGGAGGTGAAACCAGCAAAAAGTATTCTCCAATAGCAGCTTCCAAGGGTGTCATAGTAATAGATAACAGCAGTGCATTCCGCATGGATAAAGATGTACCTCTTGTTGTTCCCGAGGTAAACCCCGGTGCAGCAAAAGATCACAGAGGAATAATAGCGAATCCCAACTGCTCAACTATACAGGCGGTTGTTGCTCTTAAGCCTCTTCATGACAAATACGGCATAAAAAGAATTGTATACTCTACTTATCAATCAGTTTCCGGTACGGGAGTAAAAGGCGTTATTGACCTTGAGGAAGGAATTAAAGGCAACGGACCAAAGACCTATCCTCACCCCATAGCATTCAACTGCCTGCCCCATATTGATGTATTCCTTGAGAATGGATACACAAAAGAAGAAATGAAAATGATTGAAGAAACAAGAAAAATTTTAGATGATCAGAACCTGAAAATAACGGCTACTACAGTTCGTGTTCCCGCTTACTATGCTCACTCCGAATCAATCAATGTGGAATTTGAGAAGGATTTTGATATTGATGAGCTTAGGGAGCTGCTTAGCAGCAGCCCGGGAATAGTTGTGCAGGACGATCCGGCTAACAACATATACCCCCTGGCAGTGTACGCAGCCGGCAAAAACGAAGTTTTTGTAGGAAGAATAAGAAGGGATTACTCGGTAGAATATGGAATAAATCTATGGGTAGTTGCAGATAATGTAAGAAAAGGCGCAGCCACAAATGCTGTGCAGATTGCTGAACTTCTTGTTAGCAGCAACTTATAA
- a CDS encoding methyltransferase domain-containing protein produces MIENMSRYNEFAEVYDLFMEDVDYKAWSRYVEEIFGLYGIKPGRILDTACGTGNITIPLSKSGYELWGLDLSEDMLSIAESKARTAKQKIRLLNQDMTQMNLKEKFEAVLCMCDGVNYILDEERLSDYFNAVYKILDKNGIFVFDVSSYNKIRFVLGNNTFHEEKDNKHYIWNNNFNESSDIVEMELIFFMPQGSLYRKFEEHHSQKAHKSEQLINLLEKAGFENIRIFEEFSFNKPTDDSERIFFAAVKNID; encoded by the coding sequence ATGATAGAAAATATGAGCAGATATAACGAATTTGCAGAGGTTTACGACCTCTTTATGGAGGATGTGGACTATAAGGCTTGGAGTAGATATGTGGAAGAAATCTTCGGCCTATATGGTATAAAGCCTGGGCGAATACTTGACACCGCATGCGGCACCGGCAATATTACCATTCCTTTGTCAAAGTCTGGATATGAGCTGTGGGGGCTTGACCTTTCGGAGGACATGCTTTCTATTGCTGAGAGTAAGGCACGGACAGCAAAACAAAAAATCAGATTACTGAACCAGGATATGACTCAGATGAATTTAAAAGAAAAATTTGAGGCTGTACTTTGCATGTGCGATGGTGTGAATTATATTCTTGATGAAGAAAGATTGTCGGACTATTTTAATGCAGTCTATAAAATCCTGGACAAAAATGGAATTTTCGTTTTTGATGTCAGCAGCTATAATAAAATACGTTTTGTATTAGGAAACAACACCTTCCACGAGGAAAAAGATAATAAGCATTATATTTGGAATAATAATTTTAATGAGTCTTCTGATATAGTAGAGATGGAACTGATTTTTTTCATGCCGCAAGGCAGCTTATATCGAAAGTTTGAGGAGCACCATTCACAGAAGGCACACAAGTCTGAGCAGCTGATAAATTTGTTAGAGAAAGCAGGCTTTGAAAACATAAGAATTTTTGAAGAATTTAGTTTTAATAAGCCAACAGATGATAGCGAGAGGATTTTTTTCGCTGCGGTAAAAAACATAGATTAA
- a CDS encoding NAD-dependent protein deacylase produces the protein MNIYEKAAQMIKKSRSTIVLTGAGVSTESGIPDFRSPGSGLWEKVDPMEALSSRVLYNAPKKFYSLGFKIITSMTDALPNKVHYLIMKLEELQLIDLVVTQNIDGLHHKAGSRNVFEVHGTTRTCSCDNCSAEYDTALIEKKVMEGEIPPKCRCGGIIRPDVVLFGDMLPNCFYESIKRVEEAELLVVLGSSLSVSPVNHLADICKKLIIINIGETCYDKKSDIIIRENISTALEKIMEYVDDRKYEQI, from the coding sequence ATGAACATTTATGAAAAGGCTGCACAAATGATTAAAAAGAGCAGGTCTACCATAGTGCTAACCGGGGCAGGCGTTTCAACAGAAAGTGGAATTCCTGATTTCAGGAGTCCCGGCAGTGGTCTTTGGGAGAAGGTAGATCCAATGGAAGCCTTATCCTCCAGAGTATTATACAATGCTCCGAAGAAGTTCTACAGCTTGGGTTTTAAAATTATAACCTCGATGACGGATGCTTTACCCAATAAAGTGCATTATCTGATAATGAAGCTGGAGGAGCTTCAACTCATTGATCTTGTTGTGACTCAAAACATAGATGGTCTTCATCATAAGGCGGGAAGCAGGAATGTATTTGAGGTTCATGGTACTACAAGAACCTGCAGCTGCGACAACTGCAGTGCAGAATATGATACGGCGCTTATAGAGAAGAAAGTCATGGAGGGGGAGATTCCTCCAAAATGCAGGTGCGGAGGGATAATAAGGCCTGATGTGGTACTTTTCGGGGATATGCTTCCAAACTGCTTTTATGAAAGCATTAAGCGGGTCGAGGAGGCAGAGCTTCTTGTTGTGTTGGGCTCTAGTCTGTCTGTGTCTCCAGTAAATCATCTTGCAGATATATGCAAAAAGCTTATTATTATAAACATTGGAGAAACCTGCTATGATAAAAAGAGTGATATAATTATCAGAGAAAATATTTCTACGGCGTTAGAAAAAATAATGGAGTATGTTGATGATAGAAAATATGAGCAGATATAA
- a CDS encoding small, acid-soluble spore protein, alpha/beta type yields MKSKNTKKKELILTPEDAMKYEIANELGLGEKLSQVGWGGLTAEETGRIGGLVTRKKRSLTPKSSMSQ; encoded by the coding sequence ATGAAGTCAAAAAATACAAAGAAAAAGGAATTGATTTTGACCCCTGAAGATGCTATGAAGTATGAAATCGCTAATGAACTGGGTCTGGGTGAAAAGCTTTCACAAGTGGGCTGGGGCGGTCTGACAGCAGAAGAAACCGGACGAATAGGAGGACTTGTCACCAGAAAGAAGAGAAGCTTGACACCAAAGAGTAGTATGAGCCAGTGA
- the thrS gene encoding threonine--tRNA ligase translates to MIKVTLKDGSVKEYQKGITVEEIVASIGSGLLKAAIAAKINGKVVDLNTPVNEDCSLEVLTFDDDEGKHALRHTSSHILAQAVKRLYPGIKLAIGPAIDNGFYYDFDSDKPFSEEDLAAIEKEMENIVKEDLKLERFELPRKEAIDMMSKLGESYKVELINDLPEDAKLSFYKQGDFTDLCAGPHAPSTGKAKALKLLSVAGAYWRGSEKNKMLQRIYGTAFVKKSQLDEYLNMLEEAKKRDHRKLGRELDLYSILEEGPGFPFFHPKGMILRNVLEDLWRKEHRKNGYLEVKTPVILNEDLWHRSGHWDKYKENMYFTTIDENNYAIKPMNCPGGMLMYARQMHSYKELPIRMAELGLVHRHELAGALHGLMRVRCFTQDDAHIFMMPSQIKEEIIGVAKMIDSFYSLFGFEYNMELSTRPEKFIGTIESWDMATDALRDALDSLGKPYKINEGDGAFYGPKIDFHLKDSIGRTWQCGTIQLDMQMPERFDLTYVGADGEKHRPVMIHRVIFGSIERFIAILTEHFAGAFPLWLAPVQIMILPISEKQKDYAEKLKERLEKLELRAEADTRNEKVGYKIREAQMQKIPYMLVVGDKEMETESVAVRDRKEGDKGVMQFEEFLAQITKEIENKINK, encoded by the coding sequence ATGATAAAAGTAACTTTAAAGGACGGTTCTGTTAAGGAGTATCAGAAGGGTATTACTGTTGAAGAAATTGTAGCTTCCATAGGAAGCGGGCTGTTAAAAGCCGCTATAGCCGCAAAAATAAATGGCAAGGTGGTTGACTTGAACACGCCGGTAAATGAGGATTGCAGCCTTGAGGTTCTAACCTTTGACGATGATGAGGGCAAGCATGCATTGAGGCATACTTCCTCCCATATTCTCGCCCAAGCAGTCAAGAGGCTTTATCCAGGTATAAAGCTTGCAATAGGGCCGGCAATCGACAACGGCTTCTATTATGATTTTGATTCAGATAAGCCCTTCTCAGAAGAGGACCTTGCAGCGATAGAAAAAGAAATGGAGAATATTGTTAAAGAGGACTTGAAGCTTGAGAGATTTGAGCTTCCAAGAAAAGAAGCCATTGATATGATGAGCAAGCTCGGTGAGAGCTATAAGGTGGAGCTGATCAATGATCTTCCTGAAGATGCGAAACTATCCTTCTACAAGCAGGGTGACTTTACTGACTTATGTGCAGGACCCCATGCCCCGAGTACAGGCAAAGCAAAGGCACTTAAGCTCCTAAGTGTAGCGGGAGCATACTGGAGAGGCAGTGAGAAGAACAAAATGCTTCAGAGAATTTATGGTACTGCCTTTGTAAAAAAGAGTCAGTTGGATGAATACCTTAACATGCTTGAGGAAGCAAAGAAGAGAGACCATAGAAAGCTTGGCAGGGAGCTTGACCTTTATAGCATTCTTGAGGAAGGCCCAGGCTTTCCATTCTTCCACCCCAAGGGAATGATTCTTAGAAATGTTCTGGAGGATCTATGGAGAAAAGAACATAGAAAAAATGGGTATCTCGAAGTTAAGACACCAGTTATACTGAATGAAGATTTGTGGCATAGATCAGGACATTGGGATAAGTATAAAGAAAATATGTATTTTACGACTATTGATGAGAACAACTATGCAATAAAACCGATGAACTGTCCAGGTGGGATGCTGATGTACGCGAGACAGATGCACAGCTATAAGGAGCTTCCTATAAGGATGGCAGAACTGGGCTTGGTCCACAGACACGAGCTCGCTGGAGCTTTGCATGGTCTTATGAGAGTAAGATGCTTTACACAGGATGATGCTCATATATTCATGATGCCTTCACAAATAAAAGAAGAAATAATAGGCGTAGCGAAAATGATTGATTCCTTCTACAGCCTGTTTGGTTTTGAATATAATATGGAGCTTTCAACAAGACCTGAGAAATTTATTGGGACAATAGAATCGTGGGATATGGCTACAGACGCACTGAGAGATGCTCTGGATTCCCTTGGCAAGCCTTATAAGATAAACGAAGGGGATGGAGCCTTCTACGGACCCAAAATCGATTTCCATTTGAAGGACAGCATAGGACGTACTTGGCAGTGTGGTACTATTCAATTGGATATGCAGATGCCTGAACGTTTTGACCTTACTTATGTAGGAGCAGACGGAGAGAAGCACAGACCCGTTATGATACACAGAGTTATTTTCGGAAGCATAGAAAGGTTCATAGCAATACTCACAGAGCATTTTGCTGGTGCATTCCCCCTGTGGCTGGCTCCAGTACAAATAATGATACTTCCTATATCAGAAAAGCAGAAGGATTATGCTGAGAAGCTTAAGGAAAGGCTTGAAAAGCTCGAACTGCGTGCAGAAGCTGATACAAGGAATGAGAAGGTGGGTTATAAGATCAGGGAAGCTCAGATGCAGAAAATTCCCTATATGCTTGTAGTAGGCGATAAGGAAATGGAGACAGAGTCTGTTGCAGTTAGAGACAGAAAAGAAGGAGACAAGGGAGTAATGCAGTTTGAGGAATTTCTCGCTCAAATCACAAAGGAAATAGAAAACAAAATAAACAAATAA
- a CDS encoding amidohydrolase produces the protein MLTVDEKIKALKDEVIAIRRHLHSIPEPGLKEFGTTKYIIEYLNNLDIHAEIGPAGTGVIAYLEGKPGAKTIAFRADIDALSVEEQTGAEFCSLNKGFMHACGHDGHTAILLGFAKFLKQLGNERQSNALLIFQPAEEGPGGAETIVNAGILDKYKASCIFGLHIFPDIEEGKIGCRPGAMMAQTGEFDLWIKGKSCHGAMPHKGRDAIVAASDVVLALNTIVSRFVDPIEPAVVTVGRMICGERRNIIAGEAVLEGTMRAFSDNTYNILRSRVIKIAASISDAYDCESSYEIRDMYPAVHNDPELFEKLMEDLAKEDFINLNPLTLAEDFSYYQKRIPGLFLMLGSKNDEMGFTYPLHSNRFNFNEEILILGIQMFYNLFSRCE, from the coding sequence TTGTTAACTGTAGATGAGAAAATAAAAGCGTTGAAAGATGAAGTAATTGCTATAAGAAGGCATTTGCATAGTATTCCTGAACCGGGACTTAAAGAATTTGGAACTACTAAATATATAATCGAATATTTGAATAATCTTGATATACATGCGGAAATAGGCCCGGCTGGCACAGGAGTCATAGCTTACCTTGAAGGAAAGCCAGGTGCAAAGACCATAGCTTTTAGGGCTGACATAGATGCACTATCAGTGGAAGAACAGACAGGGGCGGAATTCTGCTCTTTGAATAAAGGCTTCATGCATGCCTGCGGACACGATGGGCATACAGCCATACTTCTTGGATTTGCAAAGTTCCTAAAACAGCTCGGTAATGAACGTCAAAGCAATGCGCTCCTGATATTCCAACCGGCAGAGGAAGGCCCGGGCGGAGCTGAGACCATAGTAAACGCTGGGATACTCGACAAGTACAAAGCCAGCTGTATATTCGGACTCCATATTTTCCCGGACATTGAAGAAGGCAAAATCGGCTGCAGGCCTGGCGCTATGATGGCACAGACAGGGGAATTCGATTTGTGGATAAAAGGCAAGAGCTGTCACGGAGCAATGCCCCACAAAGGACGTGATGCTATTGTTGCTGCTTCAGATGTGGTATTGGCTTTGAATACTATTGTCAGCAGGTTTGTGGATCCCATAGAGCCTGCAGTCGTTACCGTAGGCAGAATGATATGCGGCGAAAGACGCAACATAATAGCAGGGGAAGCTGTACTGGAAGGTACTATGAGGGCATTCAGCGACAATACCTATAATATATTGAGAAGCAGAGTAATAAAGATTGCCGCGTCTATAAGCGATGCATACGATTGTGAAAGCAGCTATGAAATAAGAGACATGTACCCGGCAGTACATAATGATCCAGAGCTTTTCGAAAAGCTTATGGAGGATTTGGCTAAAGAGGATTTTATAAACTTGAATCCCCTTACACTTGCAGAGGATTTCTCATACTACCAAAAGAGGATACCTGGGTTATTTCTGATGCTGGGATCTAAAAACGATGAAATGGGCTTTACATATCCTCTTCATAGCAATAGGTTCAATTTTAATGAAGAAATATTGATTTTGGGGATACAAATGTTTTATAATCTATTTAGTAGATGCGAATAA
- the hslO gene encoding Hsp33 family molecular chaperone HslO translates to MKDYIIRGTSTDESIRFFSCITTAMVEEARKIHDCSPVSIAALGRMLTAGSMMGIMLKSEKDTLTVQINGKGPAGSIVAISDYTGNARGYITNPNVELMQREEGKLDVGRAVGVDGLLTVIKDLGMKEPYVGQIPIISGEIGDDISSYFATSEQTPTAVGLGVLVEVDGHVAASGGFIIQLMPEADETMISKLEERLGRVKSVTDMISAGLDAEGMIKDILGDIEYKVYEEKQVVYRCNCNKERLERALISVGRQELEDLIHEQGNAELVCHFCNSKYHFDKEELIVLLEKATT, encoded by the coding sequence ATGAAGGATTACATTATAAGAGGAACAAGCACAGATGAAAGCATCAGATTCTTTAGCTGCATTACTACGGCGATGGTAGAGGAAGCCAGAAAAATTCATGACTGCAGTCCTGTCTCCATTGCAGCTTTGGGAAGAATGCTGACTGCAGGAAGCATGATGGGGATTATGCTCAAATCAGAAAAAGATACGCTGACAGTTCAGATAAATGGAAAGGGACCTGCAGGAAGCATAGTGGCCATATCTGATTATACCGGGAATGCAAGAGGGTATATAACTAATCCCAATGTAGAACTGATGCAGCGGGAAGAAGGCAAACTGGATGTGGGAAGAGCAGTCGGAGTGGATGGGCTGCTGACTGTTATAAAGGATCTTGGAATGAAAGAGCCCTATGTAGGACAAATACCTATTATAAGCGGAGAGATTGGGGATGACATATCCTCATACTTTGCGACCTCGGAACAGACACCTACTGCAGTTGGGCTTGGAGTGCTGGTTGAGGTTGACGGGCATGTGGCAGCTTCAGGCGGCTTCATAATACAGTTGATGCCAGAGGCGGATGAAACTATGATATCAAAGCTTGAAGAGCGGCTTGGCAGAGTTAAGTCTGTAACGGATATGATAAGTGCGGGCCTGGATGCTGAAGGTATGATAAAGGATATATTGGGAGACATAGAATACAAGGTGTATGAAGAGAAACAGGTAGTCTACCGGTGCAACTGCAACAAGGAGAGGCTGGAAAGAGCACTTATAAGTGTAGGAAGACAGGAGCTGGAAGACCTTATACATGAGCAGGGAAACGCAGAACTGGTATGTCATTTCTGCAACAGCAAGTATCACTTTGATAAGGAAGAGCTGATCGTACTGCTTGAGAAGGCGACAACATAA
- the dapB gene encoding 4-hydroxy-tetrahydrodipicolinate reductase, which yields MINILMNGCNGKMGQVITRLSKEYENINIIAGVTRNPAKLQNPYPAYQSFKDAASIHDVDVVLDFSNPEMLPEAIEYCVEHRIALVVGTTGLSEKDYETLRQASASIPVFVSANMTFGISVLIDLALKAASHLGEEFDIEILEKHHNEKKDAPSGTAIMIANELKNHLDAPMELIYDRSKATEKRKPNEIGISAIRGGTIPGEHTVFFAGKDEIIEIKHTALSRDILGRGAIRAACYTASKTKGFFSMKTMLEEMI from the coding sequence TTGATAAATATACTTATGAATGGCTGCAATGGTAAAATGGGTCAGGTAATCACCAGGCTTAGCAAGGAATATGAAAACATTAATATAATCGCCGGAGTGACAAGAAATCCTGCAAAGCTGCAGAATCCTTACCCCGCATATCAAAGCTTCAAAGATGCCGCTTCTATTCACGATGTTGATGTGGTATTGGATTTTTCTAACCCAGAAATGCTTCCAGAAGCTATCGAATACTGTGTTGAGCACCGGATAGCCCTTGTAGTCGGAACTACAGGGCTATCCGAAAAAGATTATGAAACACTGAGACAAGCATCAGCTTCAATTCCTGTATTCGTATCAGCAAACATGACTTTTGGAATCAGTGTTCTTATAGATTTGGCTTTAAAAGCCGCTTCACACCTGGGAGAAGAATTCGATATAGAAATACTGGAAAAGCATCATAATGAAAAAAAGGATGCTCCAAGCGGCACTGCCATTATGATAGCAAATGAACTTAAGAATCACTTGGATGCTCCTATGGAGCTTATATATGACAGATCAAAGGCAACTGAAAAGCGAAAGCCCAATGAGATTGGAATATCAGCTATTAGAGGTGGTACTATTCCCGGAGAGCATACAGTGTTTTTCGCTGGCAAGGATGAAATAATCGAGATAAAGCATACCGCTCTTTCCCGTGACATATTGGGCCGCGGTGCAATCAGGGCAGCCTGTTATACTGCCTCAAAGACAAAAGGGTTTTTTAGCATGAAAACTATGCTTGAGGAGATGATTTAA
- a CDS encoding DUF445 family protein — MYEAIFLIVVGAIIGWLTNVLAIKMLFRPIKPFKLPLLNITIQGLIPKRRHDISKSIGEVVEQELISIHEIFDKLVTEQNKQEALCIIKEKLLKVIDYKIPSIIPYSIKSKIIDYFEEQINKDAMSILNSSIDGIINNSVHKIKIGEMVEEKIDELELENMEKLILGLTSKELKYIELLGGLLGGIIGLFQAIIIRIL, encoded by the coding sequence ATGTATGAAGCAATATTTCTGATAGTTGTAGGAGCAATAATCGGCTGGCTTACAAACGTACTTGCGATAAAAATGCTTTTCAGGCCTATAAAACCTTTTAAATTGCCACTTTTGAATATTACAATACAAGGACTTATACCCAAAAGGCGACATGATATTTCAAAAAGTATTGGAGAGGTTGTAGAGCAAGAGCTTATCTCTATACATGAGATTTTTGATAAGCTTGTGACGGAGCAGAACAAACAGGAAGCTTTATGCATAATAAAGGAAAAGCTGCTTAAAGTTATAGATTATAAAATCCCATCCATTATTCCATATTCTATTAAAAGCAAAATAATTGACTATTTCGAGGAGCAGATTAATAAAGATGCCATGTCTATTCTAAACAGCTCTATTGATGGTATAATAAACAATTCGGTACATAAAATCAAGATTGGTGAAATGGTAGAAGAAAAAATTGACGAACTCGAGCTGGAAAATATGGAAAAGCTAATATTAGGCCTTACGTCCAAGGAATTGAAGTATATTGAACTGCTTGGGGGACTTCTGGGTGGAATAATAGGTCTATTTCAGGCTATAATCATAAGAATTCTTTAA
- the dapA gene encoding 4-hydroxy-tetrahydrodipicolinate synthase: MAIFKGSGVAIITPFNEEGIDFEKLGELLDWHLANFTDAIIICGTTGEAPTMSDDEKKAAYKYTAARIAGRIPVIAGTGSNDTHHSIELSKYAESVGCDGVLCVTPYYNKTTQKGLIAHYTAIADSINIPVIIYNVPGRTGLNINADTLKTLSKHKNIAGVKEASGNISQVVEIGMFCDESFCMYSGNDDQVVPLLSVGGIGVISVVANIAPKVMHDMVINFLEGGTKRAMELQLSIKPLNDALFCEVNPIPIKTAMNLLGYNAGILRLPLVDMAEKNLEHLKKELLNYGFEIRG; encoded by the coding sequence ATGGCAATATTTAAAGGTTCCGGTGTTGCAATCATAACCCCCTTCAACGAGGAAGGAATTGACTTTGAAAAACTTGGAGAACTCTTGGATTGGCATTTAGCCAATTTTACAGATGCAATAATCATATGCGGCACAACAGGTGAGGCTCCCACTATGTCGGATGATGAAAAAAAGGCTGCATATAAATACACCGCAGCAAGAATTGCCGGAAGAATACCCGTTATTGCAGGTACAGGCAGCAATGATACCCATCACTCCATTGAGCTTTCAAAATATGCTGAATCAGTGGGTTGCGACGGTGTATTATGTGTAACACCCTACTACAACAAAACTACTCAAAAGGGACTTATTGCTCATTATACCGCAATAGCAGATTCCATCAATATTCCTGTGATAATTTACAATGTTCCAGGCAGGACTGGACTTAACATCAATGCTGATACTTTAAAAACTCTTTCCAAGCACAAGAACATTGCAGGGGTAAAAGAAGCTAGCGGAAATATCAGTCAGGTCGTTGAGATCGGCATGTTCTGTGATGAAAGCTTCTGCATGTACTCAGGCAATGATGATCAAGTGGTTCCCCTCCTTTCTGTAGGAGGAATTGGAGTAATCTCAGTTGTAGCAAACATTGCACCTAAAGTAATGCACGACATGGTAATCAACTTCCTTGAAGGCGGTACAAAACGTGCGATGGAGCTTCAGCTTAGCATAAAGCCGCTTAATGATGCACTTTTCTGCGAGGTCAATCCCATCCCTATAAAGACAGCCATGAATCTTCTGGGCTATAATGCAGGGATTCTTAGACTCCCTCTTGTAGATATGGCTGAGAAGAATCTGGAGCATCTGAAAAAAGAGCTTTTAAATTACGGTTTCGAGATTAGGGGGTAA
- the ytxC gene encoding putative sporulation protein YtxC, whose amino-acid sequence MFLVAIGVCDNAEIIKADIYRQLDEAKKDGIDVVIDDYYAGDALFVRCGIRDKLLNILTEKKAYEELKYTLSKALTEVIISHYELKLLRKLAKANFFYLSERERASVIGNALKLLKEEKMMQPGGFYKATRRSRIMRSILEYLDVENEINIEGFVNFRLNAYINELNETIERALEIFVAEREYNEFIKLLRYFVEIQECKIDTIHLCQSKDGRYIMYDESRNRVSSEYFDELRSEMLDESINYDDLLISTLITISPNKIIIHDMESFKNKELLQTIMNVFAERITVCNKCDLCSSQAEGKETNKYSL is encoded by the coding sequence ATGTTTCTTGTAGCAATTGGTGTATGCGATAATGCAGAGATAATAAAAGCAGATATATATAGACAGTTGGATGAGGCAAAGAAGGATGGTATCGACGTTGTCATTGATGATTATTATGCAGGCGATGCGCTTTTTGTAAGATGCGGCATAAGGGATAAGCTCTTGAACATACTGACTGAAAAGAAGGCTTACGAAGAGCTTAAATATACACTTTCCAAAGCTTTGACAGAAGTAATAATATCACACTATGAACTGAAGCTGCTAAGGAAATTAGCCAAAGCAAACTTCTTTTATTTAAGTGAAAGGGAGCGAGCCAGTGTTATTGGAAATGCCCTGAAACTCTTAAAAGAGGAGAAAATGATGCAGCCAGGTGGCTTTTATAAGGCAACTAGAAGAAGCAGGATAATGAGAAGCATACTTGAATATCTGGATGTTGAAAATGAAATTAATATAGAAGGCTTCGTTAATTTCAGGCTGAATGCATATATTAACGAGCTGAACGAGACTATAGAAAGGGCTTTGGAGATTTTTGTAGCTGAAAGGGAGTACAATGAATTTATTAAGCTTTTGAGATATTTTGTGGAGATTCAAGAGTGTAAGATAGACACCATACATTTATGTCAATCCAAGGACGGAAGATATATAATGTATGATGAAAGCAGAAACCGCGTAAGTAGTGAATATTTTGACGAGCTGCGCTCGGAAATGCTTGATGAAAGCATTAACTATGACGATTTGCTGATTAGTACTCTTATAACAATTTCACCTAACAAAATAATAATACATGATATGGAAAGTTTTAAGAACAAAGAACTGCTTCAGACAATCATGAATGTATTTGCTGAAAGAATAACCGTATGCAATAAATGCGATTTATGCAGCAGCCAGGCGGAGGGCAAGGAAACAAACAAATATAGTCTCTGA